Part of the Streptomyces antimycoticus genome, ACCCGTCTACGTCTCCATCCAGGTCTTCGTGTTCCCCGACGCGGCGACGGCCCGGGACGCGCACGGGTACCTGGGCGACGGGGGTGGGGCCTGGCGCCTCACCATCTGGAGCGCCCGCGACGGGGGCGGCCTTGCCCCCTGTCCGACAAGGTCCACCGCAGCTTCCGATGGCGGTACAGCCAGAGAGTCCACCGCTACGTGACCGTGGCGCTGGCCTACCGCGCGCGACCTCACCAACGACGGCTCCATCCGGCCCTGGCTCGCCGCAGCCTCCCGCAAGGCCGCGGTCTCCGCCGGGCCGCAGAACCACCACGGTTAGGCATTTCGTTCGGATCATCCGATCGTTAGGCCGGGTGTTGCCGTTAACCGATGTGCAGTGGGCGCGGATTGAAGCCGTTGTTGCCGGACCGGACGCCGAGGCGGGGTGGCCGCTGGCGGGATCACCGGCAGGTGATCGACGCGATCGCCTTCAAGTTCCGGACCGGGACGCAGTGGGTCCACCTGCCGGAGAAGTACGGCAACTGGAGAGGTGTCTACAACCGGCTGCGGATGTGGGCCCTGGACGGTACCTGGGAACGGGCCTTCACCGCCCTGGTCGCCCGGGCCGACGCCGATGAGGACCTGCAATGGGCGGTCGCGGTCGACTCCACGATCGT contains:
- a CDS encoding IS5 family transposase, with product MCSGRGLKPLLPDRTPRRGGRWRDHRQVIDAIAFKFRTGTQWVHLPEKYGNWRGVYNRLRMWALDGTWERAFTALVARADADEDLQWAVAVDSTIVRAHRRGPQKGAPAGEPADHAIGRSRGGLTTKIHLAADGNCRPLAFRLTAGQAGDAPAL